In a genomic window of Mycolicibacterium neoaurum VKM Ac-1815D:
- a CDS encoding AzlC family ABC transporter permease → MSVVRVAAPIGLAFLPLGAALGFLVVHAGLAWWWAPVFAAVIYAGSLEFLMVGLAATAAPVAVVALTTLIVNSRHVFYALSFPLHRVRGLAGKAYSTYVLSDEAFAVAVSPEAATWTSRQILGMQCGLHLTWTLSAGLGGLLGSALPIDRLSGLEFALTALFIVLAIEAYRQHPDRGTALAAIVCAVGAWLLAPEQMLLWAFAAFTVLLVVRMRVTRA, encoded by the coding sequence ATGTCGGTTGTGCGTGTGGCGGCCCCGATCGGGCTGGCATTCCTGCCGTTGGGTGCGGCGCTGGGATTCCTGGTGGTACACGCCGGACTGGCGTGGTGGTGGGCCCCGGTCTTCGCCGCGGTGATCTATGCCGGCTCGCTGGAGTTCCTGATGGTGGGGCTGGCCGCCACCGCGGCCCCGGTGGCCGTGGTGGCGTTGACGACGCTGATCGTCAACTCGCGGCACGTGTTCTATGCGCTGTCCTTCCCGCTGCACCGGGTGCGCGGTCTTGCCGGCAAGGCGTACAGCACCTATGTGCTCTCCGACGAGGCGTTCGCCGTCGCGGTCAGCCCGGAAGCCGCCACCTGGACCTCCCGGCAGATCCTCGGCATGCAGTGCGGTCTGCACCTCACCTGGACCCTGTCGGCGGGCCTCGGCGGTCTGCTCGGGTCGGCGCTGCCGATCGATCGGCTCAGCGGGCTCGAGTTCGCGTTGACCGCGCTGTTCATCGTCCTGGCCATCGAGGCGTACCGGCAACACCCGGACCGTGGCACCGCGCTGGCTGCGATTGTCTGTGCGGTCGGTGCCTGGCTGCTGGCGCCGGAGCAGATGCTGCTGTGGGCGTTCGCCGCATTCACCGTCCTGCTGGTGGTGCGAATGAGGGTGACCCGTGCCTGA
- a CDS encoding class I SAM-dependent methyltransferase translates to MHGQLYDEALDGRRCWIRDEDGELTQLPVQHWMVGGQTDQVFDQAIVGLCSGPTIDLGCGPGRLLVGLAQRGLPALGVDKSSAAVELARSSGVTALCRDMFGPLPGVGRWHTALLADGNIGLGGDPWRVLRRAGEMLRARGECLVEFDASASGVTSRWVRLESAFDIGPWFKWASVGLDCAARIGADVGFTLRTVHPIGDRVIARLVTR, encoded by the coding sequence ATGCACGGACAGCTCTATGACGAGGCGTTGGACGGCCGTCGATGTTGGATCCGCGACGAAGACGGTGAACTCACCCAGCTGCCGGTTCAGCACTGGATGGTGGGCGGGCAGACCGATCAGGTCTTCGATCAGGCCATCGTGGGATTGTGTTCCGGGCCCACCATCGATCTCGGGTGCGGGCCGGGCCGTCTGCTCGTCGGCCTTGCCCAACGCGGCCTGCCCGCCCTCGGCGTCGACAAGTCCTCTGCAGCGGTCGAATTGGCGCGCAGCAGTGGAGTCACCGCGTTGTGCCGGGACATGTTCGGCCCGTTACCGGGCGTGGGCCGCTGGCACACCGCCCTGCTCGCCGACGGCAATATCGGCCTCGGCGGTGATCCGTGGCGGGTGTTGCGCCGTGCCGGGGAGATGCTGCGGGCCCGCGGTGAGTGTCTCGTCGAATTCGATGCGTCGGCCTCCGGGGTCACCTCCCGCTGGGTGCGGCTGGAATCGGCGTTCGATATCGGTCCGTGGTTCAAATGGGCGTCGGTGGGTCTGGACTGTGCCGCGCGTATCGGTGCCGATGTCGGGTTCACTTTGCGCACAGTGCATCCCATCGGTGATCGGGTGATCGCGAGACTGGTGACCCGGTGA
- a CDS encoding adenylate/guanylate cyclase domain-containing protein has product MPPTEIVLLVVVALLGAALITFLVLFLVTRRQLGRARAQLAELLAEQEGRRRRRRRGVAPMAIKTVFQTADMIITKGLGATVRNSIEDLAGWARVERPDLARLTADGRVVIVFSDIEGSTEANAAMGDRAWVRLLGKHNKLVESRVAKHGGHVVKNQGDGFMIAFADPENAVRCAADIQEALADSSRWESIRVRIGVHMGTSVRRGDDLFGLDVAMAARVAGQADGGEILVSEPVAAAVGDLDDIALGSPRETELKGLRGTHSLYPLLPLAELPASPL; this is encoded by the coding sequence GTGCCGCCAACCGAGATCGTCCTGCTGGTGGTCGTCGCACTGCTCGGCGCGGCGCTGATCACCTTCCTGGTGCTGTTCCTCGTGACCCGCCGTCAACTCGGCAGGGCACGCGCGCAGCTGGCCGAACTGCTGGCCGAGCAGGAGGGGCGGCGCCGTCGCAGGCGGCGCGGGGTGGCGCCGATGGCCATCAAGACCGTGTTCCAGACGGCGGACATGATCATCACCAAGGGGTTGGGCGCCACCGTCCGCAACTCGATCGAGGACCTGGCCGGATGGGCGAGGGTGGAGCGGCCGGATCTGGCCCGCCTCACCGCGGACGGCCGGGTCGTCATCGTCTTCTCCGATATCGAGGGCTCCACCGAGGCCAACGCGGCGATGGGGGACCGGGCCTGGGTCCGACTGCTCGGCAAGCACAACAAGCTGGTCGAATCGCGGGTCGCCAAGCACGGCGGACACGTCGTGAAGAATCAGGGCGACGGTTTCATGATCGCCTTCGCCGACCCGGAGAACGCTGTGCGGTGTGCCGCCGACATCCAGGAGGCGCTGGCCGACTCGTCGCGCTGGGAGTCCATCCGAGTGCGCATCGGTGTGCACATGGGCACCTCGGTACGGCGCGGCGACGATCTGTTTGGACTCGACGTGGCGATGGCGGCCCGGGTCGCCGGTCAGGCCGACGGCGGGGAGATCCTGGTCAGCGAGCCGGTGGCCGCCGCGGTCGGCGATCTGGACGATATCGCGCTCGGGTCACCGCGGGAGACCGAACTCAAGGGGCTGCGCGGGACGCACTCGCTGTATCCGCTGCTTCCGCTTGCCGAGTTGCCGGCTTCGCCGCTTTGA
- the phoU gene encoding phosphate signaling complex protein PhoU yields the protein MRTAFIAQIDRLTADLGEMCALAAVSAVDATAAVVHADVDAAPRVRATLHRLDELNRRIDRSAFALLALHAPVAHDLRVVMSAFSIAANADRMGALAANIAKTGPAPETARDLFAEMGEQAITLAETACRAVLGDDAAEAERLLRDDAVMNDLHRELLTTVLTDGWPHGVQSASDVALLGRFYERFADNAVEIARKVIFQARGEAPLADPALH from the coding sequence ATGCGTACCGCATTCATCGCCCAGATCGATCGGCTGACAGCCGATCTGGGTGAGATGTGTGCGCTGGCCGCCGTCAGCGCGGTCGATGCCACGGCCGCCGTTGTGCACGCAGATGTCGACGCCGCACCCCGGGTACGTGCCACCTTGCACCGGCTCGACGAGCTGAACAGGCGCATCGACAGGAGTGCGTTCGCCCTGCTGGCTCTGCACGCGCCGGTGGCGCACGACCTGCGGGTGGTGATGTCGGCGTTCTCCATCGCCGCGAATGCCGACCGGATGGGCGCGCTGGCGGCGAACATCGCCAAAACCGGTCCCGCCCCGGAAACGGCGCGCGACCTGTTCGCCGAGATGGGCGAGCAGGCCATCACGCTGGCCGAAACCGCCTGCCGGGCCGTGCTCGGCGATGACGCCGCCGAGGCCGAGCGCCTGCTGCGCGACGACGCCGTGATGAACGACCTGCACCGTGAACTGCTCACCACCGTCTTGACCGATGGCTGGCCACACGGTGTGCAGTCCGCCTCCGATGTCGCGTTGCTCGGTCGGTTCTACGAGCGGTTCGCCGACAACGCCGTCGAGATCGCGCGCAAGGTGATCTTCCAGGCCCGCGGCGAGGCCCCACTGGCCGATCCCGCATTGCACTGA
- a CDS encoding nitronate monooxygenase: MAPTSTSDFCAAYGIDFPLFAFSHCRDVVAAVSNAGGFGVLGGAAYSPERLDQELTWIDEHVNGKPYGIDIIVPAKFEGKGETLSSDDLASRIPESYRDFVNKLLADHGIEPDPRVRTGKPVLSGGNGAELLEVAMSHPIKMMANALGVPPDYMIEAGRERGIPVAALVGAKEHAVKQAAAGVDLIVAQGTEAGGHCGEVSTLVVVPEVLDALAEIGSSTPVLAAGGIVTGRQMAAAVALGAVGAWTGSVWLTTEEAETEPHTVTKMLAASSRDTVRSAGRTGKPSRQLRSDWTDAWAPNPGGQQPLPLPLQNMLSEPVLRRIDALADQGHEGARALSTYFVGQGVGLMTKVKPARDVVLEFIEDYLAATERLSGSLPD, from the coding sequence ATGGCACCCACATCCACGTCGGACTTCTGCGCCGCCTACGGCATCGACTTTCCGCTGTTCGCCTTCAGCCACTGCCGCGATGTCGTCGCCGCGGTCAGCAATGCCGGCGGATTCGGCGTCCTGGGCGGTGCCGCGTACTCACCAGAGCGGCTGGACCAGGAACTCACCTGGATCGACGAGCACGTCAACGGCAAGCCCTATGGCATCGACATCATCGTGCCCGCCAAGTTCGAGGGCAAGGGCGAGACGTTGTCCAGCGACGATCTGGCCTCGCGCATCCCGGAGAGCTACCGCGACTTCGTCAACAAGCTGCTGGCCGACCACGGTATCGAACCCGATCCCCGGGTGCGCACCGGCAAGCCCGTGCTGTCCGGCGGCAACGGTGCCGAGCTTCTCGAGGTGGCGATGAGTCATCCGATCAAGATGATGGCCAACGCGCTCGGTGTGCCGCCGGATTACATGATCGAGGCCGGCCGTGAGCGCGGGATTCCGGTCGCCGCGCTCGTCGGGGCCAAGGAACATGCCGTCAAGCAGGCCGCCGCCGGTGTGGACCTGATCGTGGCGCAGGGCACCGAGGCGGGCGGGCACTGCGGCGAGGTGAGCACGCTGGTGGTCGTGCCCGAGGTGCTCGACGCGTTGGCCGAGATCGGCAGTTCGACCCCGGTCCTGGCCGCGGGCGGCATCGTCACCGGCAGGCAGATGGCCGCCGCCGTCGCGCTGGGGGCCGTCGGCGCGTGGACCGGCTCGGTATGGCTGACCACCGAGGAAGCCGAGACCGAACCCCACACCGTCACCAAGATGCTGGCCGCCAGCTCGCGCGACACCGTGCGCTCGGCCGGTCGCACCGGTAAGCCCTCGCGGCAGCTGCGCTCGGACTGGACCGATGCCTGGGCACCCAACCCGGGTGGGCAGCAGCCGCTGCCGCTGCCGTTGCAGAACATGCTCTCCGAGCCGGTGCTGCGGCGCATCGATGCCCTGGCCGATCAGGGGCACGAGGGTGCGCGGGCGCTGTCGACGTATTTCGTCGGCCAGGGCGTGGGCCTGATGACCAAGGTCAAGCCCGCCCGCGATGTGGTGCTGGAGTTCATCGAGGATTATCTGGCCGCGACCGAACGGCTGAGCGGCTCGCTACCCGACTGA
- a CDS encoding cutinase family protein has product MAARLPTMLATAGLALMLLLSPATAATASAAPECSDVEVVFARGTDEPAGIGKVGKAFVDSLRPMLKGKTITTYAVKYPASWDFMKAAVGANDMSKRVQTIVAQCPDTKIVLGGYSQGAAVVDVVATAPIAGLGYTAPLPAAAVPHITSIVVFGNPSARIGNPLTRMSTIFGARTADLCAPADPVCSLGRDWDAHVQYPESGLVKLGAEWTAKLVKAAKPATRQAEAADTASASRAAP; this is encoded by the coding sequence ATGGCCGCGCGACTCCCGACCATGCTCGCCACCGCCGGACTGGCGCTCATGTTGCTGCTCAGTCCGGCCACCGCCGCGACCGCATCGGCCGCCCCCGAGTGCTCCGACGTCGAAGTGGTGTTCGCCCGCGGAACCGACGAACCGGCCGGTATCGGCAAGGTCGGCAAGGCGTTCGTCGACTCGCTGCGCCCCATGCTCAAGGGCAAAACCATTACCACATACGCCGTGAAATACCCCGCCAGCTGGGACTTCATGAAGGCGGCGGTGGGCGCCAACGATATGAGCAAGCGGGTCCAGACCATCGTCGCGCAATGCCCGGACACCAAGATCGTGCTGGGCGGCTACTCCCAGGGCGCCGCCGTGGTCGACGTTGTCGCGACCGCCCCGATCGCCGGACTGGGCTACACCGCGCCGCTGCCCGCGGCCGCAGTCCCGCACATCACCTCGATCGTGGTGTTCGGCAACCCGTCGGCGCGGATCGGCAATCCGCTGACCCGCATGAGCACGATCTTCGGCGCCCGCACGGCCGATCTGTGCGCCCCGGCGGATCCGGTCTGCTCACTGGGCAGGGACTGGGACGCTCACGTCCAGTATCCGGAATCGGGCCTGGTCAAACTGGGTGCCGAATGGACCGCCAAGCTCGTCAAAGCGGCGAAGCCGGCAACTCGGCAAGCGGAAGCAGCGGATACAGCGAGTGCGTCCCGCGCAGCCCCTTGA
- a CDS encoding glycosyltransferase family 2 protein, whose translation MSDAGDSKVTVILPCLNEAQSLPGVLAATPSGYTALVVDNNSTDGTAVVARAHGAMVVTEQRPGYGSAVHAGVLAATTPVVAVLDGDGSLDPRELPALVAELDHGADMAIGRRRAAPGLRWPWHARLGTAAVCWRLRHRYGLPVHDIAPMRVARRDALLGLGVTDRRSGYPLELLVRAAQAGWQVVERDVGYGPRTGGKSKVSGSVRGSAVAALDFWRAM comes from the coding sequence ATGAGCGATGCGGGCGACTCCAAGGTCACTGTGATTCTGCCCTGCCTGAACGAGGCGCAGTCGTTGCCCGGTGTGTTGGCGGCCACACCGAGTGGGTATACGGCGTTGGTGGTCGACAACAACAGCACAGATGGCACCGCGGTGGTGGCGCGCGCGCATGGCGCGATGGTGGTGACCGAGCAACGCCCGGGTTACGGGTCGGCCGTGCACGCCGGCGTGTTGGCGGCCACCACACCCGTCGTCGCGGTCCTCGACGGCGACGGTTCGCTGGACCCGCGGGAATTGCCCGCGCTGGTCGCCGAACTCGACCACGGTGCGGATATGGCGATCGGCCGCCGGCGCGCGGCACCCGGTCTGCGGTGGCCCTGGCACGCGCGCCTCGGAACCGCCGCGGTGTGCTGGCGACTACGCCACCGTTATGGGTTGCCGGTGCACGATATCGCGCCGATGCGGGTTGCCCGTCGCGACGCCCTGCTCGGCCTCGGGGTCACCGACCGACGCTCCGGCTACCCGCTTGAGCTGCTGGTCCGCGCCGCGCAGGCGGGGTGGCAGGTGGTCGAGCGTGATGTCGGCTACGGTCCGCGCACCGGCGGCAAATCCAAGGTGAGCGGCTCGGTACGGGGCAGTGCCGTTGCCGCACTGGACTTCTGGCGGGCGATGTGA
- a CDS encoding TIGR04282 family arsenosugar biosynthesis glycosyltransferase, with protein MSPTATVLVVAKAPVPGLAKTRLAADVGAQVAAEIAAAALLDTLDAVAALAGQRRVVAMTGDLSRARRRDEIRRRLLDFTVITQRGGDFAERLVHAHGDAAAPGSPIVQIGMDTPQVSPDLLAECVTALQASDAVLGMAEDGGWWALGVRDATMARCLRDVPMSQPDTGALTLAALRAQGLDVALATELSDVDTIADIDRVRVVCPAGGRFAEATRMVGV; from the coding sequence GTGAGTCCGACCGCCACCGTCCTGGTGGTGGCCAAAGCTCCTGTTCCCGGTTTGGCGAAGACACGATTGGCCGCCGACGTGGGTGCGCAGGTGGCCGCCGAGATCGCCGCGGCCGCGCTGCTGGACACCCTCGACGCGGTCGCCGCCCTCGCGGGGCAGCGCCGTGTGGTGGCGATGACCGGAGACCTGTCGCGGGCGCGCCGCCGTGACGAGATCAGGCGCCGCCTGCTCGATTTCACCGTGATCACCCAGCGCGGAGGCGATTTCGCCGAGCGCCTGGTGCATGCCCATGGCGATGCCGCGGCGCCCGGTTCGCCGATCGTGCAGATCGGGATGGACACCCCGCAGGTCAGTCCGGACCTGCTCGCCGAGTGCGTCACGGCCCTGCAGGCATCCGATGCCGTGCTCGGGATGGCCGAGGACGGCGGCTGGTGGGCGCTGGGCGTGCGCGATGCCACGATGGCACGTTGCCTGCGCGATGTTCCGATGTCGCAGCCGGATACGGGTGCGTTGACGCTGGCCGCCCTGCGCGCCCAGGGCCTCGACGTGGCGCTGGCCACCGAGCTCTCCGATGTCGACACGATCGCCGATATCGACCGGGTGCGGGTCGTGTGCCCGGCGGGTGGACGATTCGCCGAGGCGACCCGGATGGTGGGGGTCTGA
- a CDS encoding molybdopterin-dependent oxidoreductase: MTGGRDVAVTARVGIALGITVAVCFVTGLLSHAIAHPSPWFGWPVAPVWLYRFTQGLHVACGIAAIPLVVVKLWSVWPKLFVRSRSRGRLGVLVRLLERGSILVLVAAILFELSTGLLNIAQWYVFGFYFPPVHYAMAYVAAGAVLVHLAVKLPVIRRALGESVDKDGGAGYARTGPSRRTVLRGTWLAVAVATVATVGQTVPLLRRVSVLAPRSGEGPQGVPVNRTALAAGVVTTASASDYRLTVVDGSRARTFTLDELRAMPQTTQHLPIACVEGWSAGAQWSGVVLADLLAAVGADTDSDVRMVSLEPPGPYSRTVLPARHVRDARTLVALRINGETLNLDHGYPCRLIAASRPGVLQTKWLSRIEVLR; encoded by the coding sequence GTGACCGGCGGGCGCGATGTCGCCGTGACCGCACGGGTCGGCATCGCGCTGGGAATCACGGTGGCGGTGTGTTTCGTGACGGGCCTGCTCAGCCACGCCATCGCGCATCCGTCACCGTGGTTCGGCTGGCCGGTGGCGCCGGTGTGGTTGTACCGGTTCACCCAGGGACTGCACGTCGCCTGCGGTATCGCGGCGATCCCGCTGGTGGTGGTCAAGCTGTGGTCGGTGTGGCCCAAGCTGTTCGTGCGCAGCAGGAGCCGCGGGAGACTCGGTGTACTGGTCCGGCTGCTGGAGCGTGGATCCATCCTGGTGCTCGTGGCGGCCATCCTGTTCGAGCTGAGCACCGGGCTCCTGAACATCGCACAGTGGTACGTCTTCGGGTTCTACTTCCCGCCGGTGCATTACGCGATGGCCTATGTCGCGGCCGGCGCGGTGCTGGTGCACCTCGCGGTGAAGCTGCCCGTCATCCGCCGGGCGCTCGGGGAATCCGTCGACAAGGACGGAGGGGCCGGGTATGCACGCACCGGGCCGAGTCGGCGGACCGTGCTGCGCGGTACCTGGTTGGCCGTGGCGGTCGCCACCGTCGCGACGGTCGGTCAGACCGTCCCGCTGCTGCGGCGGGTTTCGGTGCTCGCGCCACGTTCCGGCGAAGGGCCACAAGGAGTTCCGGTCAACCGAACGGCGTTGGCCGCGGGTGTGGTGACGACCGCCTCGGCCTCGGATTACCGATTGACCGTGGTCGACGGCTCGCGTGCCAGAACCTTCACCCTCGATGAGTTGCGGGCCATGCCCCAGACGACACAGCACCTGCCCATCGCGTGTGTGGAGGGCTGGAGCGCCGGCGCGCAGTGGAGCGGTGTGGTGTTGGCCGACTTGCTTGCCGCCGTCGGTGCGGACACCGATTCCGATGTTCGGATGGTGTCGCTGGAGCCTCCGGGACCGTACTCGCGGACCGTGCTGCCTGCACGGCATGTGCGGGACGCCCGGACGCTCGTGGCCCTCCGGATCAACGGCGAGACACTGAACCTCGACCACGGTTACCCGTGCCGGCTGATCGCGGCGAGCAGGCCGGGAGTGCTGCAGACCAAATGGTTGTCACGCATCGAGGTCTTGCGATGA
- a CDS encoding NAD-dependent epimerase/dehydratase family protein — protein sequence MRVLLTGAAGFIGSRVWARLTEAGHDVVAVDTMLGAAHREGATPPPGCRRLDIRDADAVADVLSGIDVVCHQAAVVGAGVDAADAPSYGSHNDYGTTVLLAQMYAAGCSRLVLASSMVVYGQGGYDCPEHGQVEPLARTREDLDSGIFDHRCPIDGEPLRWRLVDEEAPLKPRSLYAASKTAQEHYALAFNDSVGGSVVALRYHNVYGPGMPRDTPYSGVAAIFRSQLEAGGAPQVFEDGGQMRDFVHVDDVAAANLAAVEADLDGFHPVNVCSGRPVSILDVATRLSAARGAAAPQVTGQYRHGDVRHIVADPARAHAVLGFRAAVDPDAGLTEFAFAPLRD from the coding sequence ATGAGGGTGTTGCTCACCGGCGCGGCCGGTTTCATCGGCAGCCGGGTCTGGGCGCGGCTGACCGAGGCGGGCCATGATGTCGTCGCCGTCGACACCATGTTGGGTGCCGCCCACCGGGAGGGCGCCACACCGCCGCCGGGTTGCCGTCGGCTCGACATCCGGGACGCCGACGCGGTGGCCGATGTGCTGTCCGGCATCGACGTGGTGTGTCACCAGGCCGCCGTGGTGGGGGCCGGGGTCGACGCCGCCGACGCCCCGTCCTACGGCAGCCACAACGATTACGGCACGACCGTGCTGCTGGCGCAGATGTACGCCGCCGGATGTTCGCGGCTGGTGCTGGCGTCCTCGATGGTGGTGTACGGCCAGGGCGGGTACGACTGCCCCGAGCACGGTCAGGTCGAGCCGCTTGCGCGCACCCGCGAGGACCTCGACAGCGGCATCTTCGACCATCGCTGCCCGATCGACGGTGAACCGCTGCGCTGGCGGTTGGTCGACGAGGAAGCGCCGCTGAAACCGCGGAGCCTGTACGCGGCGAGCAAGACCGCCCAAGAGCACTATGCGCTGGCGTTCAACGATTCCGTCGGGGGTTCGGTGGTCGCGCTGCGCTATCACAACGTATACGGCCCCGGCATGCCGCGCGACACCCCGTACTCCGGCGTGGCGGCGATCTTCCGGTCGCAGCTGGAGGCCGGCGGTGCGCCCCAGGTGTTCGAGGACGGCGGGCAGATGCGCGACTTCGTCCATGTCGACGATGTGGCCGCGGCCAACCTCGCCGCGGTGGAGGCCGACCTGGACGGGTTTCATCCCGTCAATGTGTGTTCCGGTCGGCCCGTGTCGATCCTGGATGTCGCCACCAGGCTCAGCGCTGCGCGCGGCGCCGCGGCGCCGCAGGTCACCGGGCAGTACCGGCATGGCGACGTGCGGCATATCGTCGCCGACCCGGCGCGCGCGCACGCCGTGCTCGGCTTCCGCGCGGCGGTGGATCCCGATGCCGGGCTCACCGAATTTGCCTTTGCGCCACTTCGGGATTAG
- a CDS encoding pyridoxamine 5'-phosphate oxidase family protein, translated as MERVSATEVTTVEQLRAIVGHPHQAVADKVSGVLADVHRVWLQNSPLCFVATTDADGRVDVSPKGDPPGFVHIIDDSTIAIPERPGNKRVDGYLNVLQNPHVGTLFVIPGRGDTVRVNGTGRIVSDADYFDALAVQGKRPILALEIAVEEVFFHCAKAFLRSDAWKPETWNPESVPSTAQLAKSFKAEQSLAELEAYYSEDNYRKQLY; from the coding sequence ATGGAGCGGGTGAGCGCAACTGAGGTGACCACCGTCGAACAACTCCGAGCGATCGTCGGGCACCCGCACCAAGCGGTGGCCGACAAGGTGTCCGGCGTGCTGGCCGATGTGCACCGGGTCTGGCTGCAGAACTCGCCGCTGTGCTTCGTGGCGACCACCGATGCCGATGGCCGCGTCGATGTCTCGCCCAAGGGTGATCCGCCCGGGTTCGTGCACATCATCGACGACTCGACGATCGCCATTCCCGAGCGTCCCGGCAACAAACGGGTCGACGGTTATCTCAACGTCCTGCAGAACCCGCATGTGGGCACGCTGTTCGTGATCCCCGGCCGCGGTGACACCGTCCGGGTCAACGGCACGGGCCGAATCGTTTCGGACGCAGACTATTTCGATGCGCTCGCGGTGCAGGGAAAACGACCGATCCTGGCCCTGGAGATCGCGGTCGAAGAGGTGTTCTTCCACTGTGCGAAGGCGTTTCTGCGTTCGGATGCCTGGAAGCCCGAGACCTGGAACCCGGAGTCGGTGCCCAGCACCGCGCAGCTGGCCAAGTCCTTCAAGGCCGAACAGTCACTTGCCGAGCTGGAGGCCTATTACAGCGAGGACAACTACCGCAAGCAGCTCTACTGA
- a CDS encoding GNAT family N-acetyltransferase, protein MSVPFCGIELARRIEHAEAALISAAVAAAMRRGTGGFAIPVAGGVAAYGEPDAPFNKVAGLGFAGVPTGAELGAVEQANSERGAPTVVELSNLADPEILALLAGRGYRVLAFEDVLGRALDGVAQAIPDEMEIRPARSEEIDAWVDVMAEGFAHPDGAGVPSPEEFGRDVIERAHRDFTTAGVTAYVAMRDGRVVGGGSLRLTSGVAQLTGAATAPAYRRRGIQTALLAVRLRDAATAGADIAVVTTSPGSTSQQNVQRSGFHLLYTRAVLVRAPDQ, encoded by the coding sequence GTGAGTGTCCCGTTCTGTGGCATCGAGTTGGCCCGGCGTATCGAACATGCCGAGGCCGCACTGATCAGCGCCGCGGTGGCCGCGGCCATGCGGCGCGGCACCGGCGGTTTCGCGATACCGGTGGCAGGCGGGGTCGCCGCCTACGGTGAACCGGACGCACCCTTCAACAAGGTGGCCGGCCTGGGTTTCGCGGGGGTACCCACCGGCGCTGAACTGGGCGCGGTCGAACAGGCCAACAGCGAGCGTGGCGCGCCCACCGTGGTCGAACTGAGCAACCTGGCCGATCCGGAGATCCTGGCGTTGCTCGCCGGTCGCGGGTACCGCGTGCTGGCATTCGAGGATGTGCTGGGTCGGGCCCTCGATGGTGTCGCACAGGCGATTCCGGACGAGATGGAGATCCGGCCGGCGCGCTCGGAGGAGATCGACGCCTGGGTGGACGTGATGGCCGAGGGGTTCGCGCATCCCGATGGTGCGGGGGTGCCCAGCCCGGAGGAGTTCGGCCGTGACGTGATCGAGCGTGCGCACAGGGATTTCACCACCGCGGGCGTCACCGCCTATGTCGCGATGCGCGACGGGCGGGTCGTGGGGGGTGGCAGCCTGCGCCTCACCTCCGGAGTGGCACAACTGACGGGAGCCGCGACCGCACCGGCGTACCGGCGGCGCGGAATCCAGACCGCGTTACTTGCGGTCCGGCTGCGCGATGCCGCCACCGCGGGTGCCGATATCGCGGTGGTCACCACCTCGCCGGGCTCGACATCGCAGCAGAACGTGCAGCGCAGCGGTTTTCACCTGCTCTACACCAGGGCCGTCCTGGTGCGCGCGCCCGATCAGTAG
- a CDS encoding branched-chain amino acid transporter permease, giving the protein MPDTAYIALLVGVAAALTWALRALPFAALAPMRHSAVVRYLSLHMPLGVMVMLALYTVRDAPEATGGQQLWLLIAILVTVGLQLWRRHALLSIFAGTVIYVALMSLS; this is encoded by the coding sequence GTGCCTGACACCGCGTATATCGCGCTGCTGGTCGGGGTGGCCGCCGCGCTCACCTGGGCGCTGCGGGCACTGCCGTTCGCCGCGCTTGCGCCCATGCGCCACAGCGCCGTGGTGCGGTACCTGAGCCTGCACATGCCGCTGGGGGTGATGGTGATGCTGGCCCTCTACACCGTGCGTGATGCCCCGGAAGCCACTGGAGGTCAACAACTCTGGTTGCTGATCGCGATCCTTGTGACGGTGGGTCTGCAGCTGTGGCGGCGGCACGCGCTGTTGTCCATCTTCGCGGGCACCGTTATTTATGTGGCGCTGATGTCGCTGTCCTGA